TTGAACCCACACTACGCTTTGCTACAACTCCATCAACTTGACCAAAGGTTGTAAAATCATAAAAATCATTAGAACCTATATAAGCTAAAACTTTATTTGTTTTGGTATCTGCTAATAATATAGCTAAATTTTTTATACCCTTTTGATCTAATTTATAAGAATATTCTTTGGCTTTTTCTTCAAATTTGATTTGAATTTTTTTATCTATACTAGAAATGATTTTTTCTTTATCTACTAAAAGTCTACGTGCTAAATGTGGAGCTAAGTTTTTCCTTGTTTTAAATTTAGGAAGTTTTTCAGCCTTTGCAAGAGTTAAAATATCTTTAGAAAAATATCCCTTTTCAAAAAGTCTATCAAGCAAAGCATTGCGTTTTTTTAAAAGCTTATCTTTGTTTTTTTCAAGATTAATTAAACCTGGATTATTAGGAAGCACTGCAAGCAAAGCTGCTTCACTCCAAGTAAGATCTTTTAAATCTTTTTCAAAATAAAACAAACCCGCACTTGCAACACCTACTAAATTTCCTCCATAGGGAGCATTGTTTAAATAAAGCCTTAGAATTTCATCTTTTTCACAAGCACTTTCTAAAGCAAAAGCTTTGATGATTTCATTAAATTTATTAAAATATGTGCGTTTGTTTTGCTCTAGAAGTTTGATTGTTTGCATAGAAATTGTACTTGCACCACTTCTTTTACTTGAAAAAATATTATTTTTAAAAGCTCTTATAAGCGCTAAAAAATCTACTCCATAATGAGAATAAAAATTTTTATCTTCATATAAAAGAACTGCATTTTTTAATTTTTGTGGTATAAACTCACTCTCTAAATGCCATTGTTCATTAGCATCTAAAAATACACTAAGAATTTCTTTGTTTTTATCAAGCAAAACTTTACTATAAGTGCCTTTAAATAAATCCTTGCTATCAAAACTAAAATAAACTAAGCCTATGTAAAAACATAGGCTTAAAAAGCATACTACAAGGCTTATTTTGATTTTCACTGCACTACTTTGACTCTTTTACTCTCACTTAAAACTTTATAAGCATTATCATACATTGCTTCAGCATAAGCTCCACTCAAAGTATAAACACCTGGAGTAACAGCACTTAATTTCACAAAAAATTCTCTTGATTCATCAGAATATAAAGGAAAGAAATACATAATCTTATCATCTCTTATATCGACAAAGTCATAATAAGAATTTTTCACAAAATCAGGAGTTTCATCATTTAAAAGATCATGCACTACCTCCCATCCACTTGGTAAAATTTGAGTTAAAGCTATATTAGAAGCACCTGGATAATTTTTATTTGATATTTTTAATTTCATATAAAAAATTTGAGAACTTTTTATAGTGCTTTCATCTATTTCATTTCCATTTTCATCATAAAAACTTCTTTCTATATACATACGCTGTGCAAAAGGCTCGGCAATACCTTTTTTAATACCCTCTACTCCAAAATGCACATAAGTATCTTCTTTAGCTTCTATCAAAGCGCTACCTTGATTAAACTCAAATTTAGAAAAACTTGTATTGAGCTTTTTACTCTCACCATTAATTTTTAGGTTTACATTAATAGCTTTAGGGTTTTCATCGCTAAAGCTATTTGCCAAAGCATATAAAGCATAGCCTGTGCTTTGAGTACTAAGCCAAGCTTGGCTTTCTAGAGTTTTTTTAATATCATCTAATAATTCATCATTATCTTTACCATAAACTATTTTATACGCATTTGCAATAATAGCCTCATCTCTTAAAAAAGATCCGTAAGTATGAGTATAATTAGCTTTTTCATCAGGCTTTGTGCTTAAATTTTTAGCTATATTTAAAGCTGCCTCATCAAAACCTGCTAATTTATAAGCTGCGCTAAGTTGCCAAAGACTTGCATTATTTAAGCTTTGCAAATAAGCACTATCTTCATAAATAGCATTCATTATGCTTAAATTTGGGTCTTTTGCCAAAGCTAAAAGATATAAAGAATTTATTCTTATTTCTTTATCTGCTTGAGCTTTTAAAATATAGCGTTTTTGATAATCAAGCCATGCTTTAAACATTCCCTCACTCACATAATAGCCTCTTTCTTTAGCCAAAATCATAAACATACCCGCATAATTACTTCCCCAAGCATCAGAATCTTTAAGTCCTTGCCAATAAGCAAAGCCACCGTCAGCGGTTTGAAAATTTGCGTATTTGCTTAACAATACATTGATATTGTTAATATTTTTTTGTTCATTTGCCCCTTGATCAAGTTTTTGTAAAAAAAGTTGTGGTAAAACTGCTGAAGTACTTTGCTCTATACATCCATAAGGATAATTTTGCAAGTATTTTAGTCTATGATTTATGTTTAAAATAGGCTTAGAACTCACACTTAAAAACGCCACTGGATTAATATAATCTTGTGTGATTTTAAACTCCATAGAAGTATTTGCAGGAATTTTAAAAGATTTACCTTCATAAGTAATGGTATTTAATGCCTTTATATCAATTTGTGCATTTTGAGTATAGGTGTAATCTTTTGCATTTAAACTTAACTCTATTTCTTCTACTCCGAGCTTGTTTGAATTTACTTTTGCATTAACATAAATATCTTTTGTTTTTTCATTACCAAAGTCAATTAAAATTTCATCGTTTTCAAAATTTATGAGTGAATTTTTTGTTTTTAGCTTAAGTTTTGCATTTTTTACATCATCATCTACTTTAAATACTTGCACCAAAAGCTTAAACTCATCATCAAGTCTTAAAGCTCTTGGCAAGGTTTCAAGCATCACAGCAGGCGCGCTAACTTGGACATCTTTAGAAATACTGCCAAAACCTGCTAAGTTATTTGCTACCACCATAACTCTAACCGAACCTAAGTATGATGGCATATTAAATTTTAATTTTGCATAACCATTTTCATCACTTTGCACTGGCTTTTGAAACAATACAATAGGCTTAAAGCGTCTTGCTTTTTCATCATTTTTGCTTTTATTTGCTCTACTTTCTAAGAAAACATCACCACCTGTAGTTAATACCTTAGAAGTATTAGAAATATTTTTAGCAATGATTTTATCATAGGTATCATATATGCTCATGTTAAAGCGAATTTTTTGATAAAAATATCCCCAAATATCTGGAGTTTTAAAAGCATTCACATCAAGCAAGCCCTCATCTACAATAGCGACGGTATAAGTATAATTTTGCTTGTTTTTACTTTGAATTTCTACTTCAAAATCTTGTTTTGGCATGATTTTATCTGGCACTTTTAAATCAAGCTCAATTTTACTTTGCTCATCTACTACATTCAAAGGTACTACACCAAAAAGTCTTAAGGCTCTATCATTAGCATATTGATCATAATCTTGAAGTAAAATCACGCTCACATAAACATTTGGCATATATTCTTTAAGAATAGGAATTTCAACTTTTGTAATATCTTCATATGTATTTATCACAAAGCGCTTTAAAACCTTTACATTATTATTTAAAGTAACGATGGCTTTTGCGCCTTTAATACTTTCAAATTCTATAAAAGCTGTTTCATTTGGCTTATATTCTTTTTTATTACTTTTTATTTTTAAAGAACTCACTATATCAGCATTACTTGGCGCACCAAAACTACTAATATAAAAAAACTCTCCTGCGCTTGTTTTACTTTGTACATCTTCAAGCTCTATGAACATTTCACCATGGTATTCTTTTGGATCAAACTCTATTTTAACTGGTCTATCTTTACTTAAAATACTTCCTTGAGTAATGATTTGTGTGTTTTTATCTTTTTTGAGTGATTTTAAAAAATCATCATAATTATCATAATCCCACCACCAAGAATAATCATTCGCATAAATAGTATATTTAATTTCTCTATTTGTTATCAAATTCTCATCTAAATCACTCACAATAGCTTCAAAATTAATTGTAGAACCCGAGCTTAAATAGTGATTTTTTAAACGCTTAATACCCACAAAATACTCATGCAATATTACTTGTGAATTTGCCAGTGCTTCAACCGATCTTGAACCTTTTTCAAAAACCCTAGCCCTTATATTAGCTTCTAAATTATATGGAGTATTTTTTAAAAAGTCATTTAAAGTAAACTCTTGCTTTGTAAAGCCATTTTCATCTAACATACCTTTTAAATTATATTGATATTTTTGCACTAAAACACTAGGGTTTGAAAAAATATATTCTGGATATTTTGAATTTTTATATTCTTTTTTACTTACAAATAAATCAGCTTGATATTGCAAATTACTTGCTGGTGTTCCAAAAAGATATTTTGAGCTAATATTAAAATCTAATTTTTCATTTTCTTTTATACTTTTTGGAGCTTGCATGGATACTTTTATACGATTTGGCACTATATTTTGCACTAAAATTTCTTTATCAAAAATAGCATTTGCAAATTCTACTCTAGCTAAATACACTCCACTTAAAGCTTGTTGAT
This genomic stretch from Campylobacter lari subsp. concheus harbors:
- a CDS encoding MG2 domain-containing protein, encoding MRGFLHCFFTFLLASLLFACSKNEDKSSTIRAYGFNENTQSIFIEFNTNIINQEIGVIKEREIIVNNQKTKVKYELETPTRLNIFTALKANQAYDIFIDLNDMLANEKVQLKVQTPFEKLDIKGYFQNISNDESVLLLNIQSFYTLNKDELLKAIKITTQEKEIQIDKIIIQGDIASIYSKVLSIKNTNTNVKVVFDKDILGLENNIDLEYILLAKSEFVFQNANIVDKNIELLFSQNISQDQNLKELIFITPEVDFKALAFGNKIKLTGNFSPNKTYEIQLAQGIKSADGISTKENYKTQVSLKDYEPAISFTNQGVFLSSKASKKIAFKSMNVKKVHLEVYQVFSNNLSEYLRYKNLQGAKNLSDYDSDIFSESDYTSEVVLKKDFDIKNIKNQWQENEIVLDGLKDLSGVFIVKLYFKEEDVDYVFDEGMESWKKYRFFNQKAKVSKNLIFSDIALIAQNLNKKLFVDVRDFTTQKALGGVKVDVISKSNQVLASRMSDDNGLAIFDDIDESKALFIIASKDKQASILRLSSPLLYDGFDVDGFDLTSQNKVFIYTERGVYRPGDDIHLTMVARNDKGAVNHPIFLSFFDPRNKKLLDKIKLEPLSNGTFYKKISLDQQALSGVYLARVEFANAIFDKEILVQNIVPNRIKVSMQAPKSIKENEKLDFNISSKYLFGTPASNLQYQADLFVSKKEYKNSKYPEYIFSNPSVLVQKYQYNLKGMLDENGFTKQEFTLNDFLKNTPYNLEANIRARVFEKGSRSVEALANSQVILHEYFVGIKRLKNHYLSSGSTINFEAIVSDLDENLITNREIKYTIYANDYSWWWDYDNYDDFLKSLKKDKNTQIITQGSILSKDRPVKIEFDPKEYHGEMFIELEDVQSKTSAGEFFYISSFGAPSNADIVSSLKIKSNKKEYKPNETAFIEFESIKGAKAIVTLNNNVKVLKRFVINTYEDITKVEIPILKEYMPNVYVSVILLQDYDQYANDRALRLFGVVPLNVVDEQSKIELDLKVPDKIMPKQDFEVEIQSKNKQNYTYTVAIVDEGLLDVNAFKTPDIWGYFYQKIRFNMSIYDTYDKIIAKNISNTSKVLTTGGDVFLESRANKSKNDEKARRFKPIVLFQKPVQSDENGYAKLKFNMPSYLGSVRVMVVANNLAGFGSISKDVQVSAPAVMLETLPRALRLDDEFKLLVQVFKVDDDVKNAKLKLKTKNSLINFENDEILIDFGNEKTKDIYVNAKVNSNKLGVEEIELSLNAKDYTYTQNAQIDIKALNTITYEGKSFKIPANTSMEFKITQDYINPVAFLSVSSKPILNINHRLKYLQNYPYGCIEQSTSAVLPQLFLQKLDQGANEQKNINNINVLLSKYANFQTADGGFAYWQGLKDSDAWGSNYAGMFMILAKERGYYVSEGMFKAWLDYQKRYILKAQADKEIRINSLYLLALAKDPNLSIMNAIYEDSAYLQSLNNASLWQLSAAYKLAGFDEAALNIAKNLSTKPDEKANYTHTYGSFLRDEAIIANAYKIVYGKDNDELLDDIKKTLESQAWLSTQSTGYALYALANSFSDENPKAINVNLKINGESKKLNTSFSKFEFNQGSALIEAKEDTYVHFGVEGIKKGIAEPFAQRMYIERSFYDENGNEIDESTIKSSQIFYMKLKISNKNYPGASNIALTQILPSGWEVVHDLLNDETPDFVKNSYYDFVDIRDDKIMYFFPLYSDESREFFVKLSAVTPGVYTLSGAYAEAMYDNAYKVLSESKRVKVVQ